TTGAGCAAATTGGGAGAAGTGTTTTGGGAAAGCCATTAACAGAAATAAGGATTGGAAGAGGGCAGCGAAAAATACATTACAACGCATCTTTTCATGCGAATGAGTGGATTACAACGCCAGTACTCATGACATTTATAAATGACTACCTTCTAGCTTTGACAAACTATGGGTCAATTAGAGGGGTGTATGCATTACCTTTATACGATATAAATACCCTTTCAACTGTTCCACTTGTAAATCCCGATGGGGTAGATTTAGTACTAAATGGTCCTCCAGCCTCTGTTCGGGGCGAAGTTATTGAAATAAATAACGGAAGTACGAACTTCAATAATTGGAAGGCAAACATTAGGGGAGTGGACCTGAATAATCAATACCCTGCAAATTGGGAAATCGAACAGGCAAGAAAAGAACAAGCACCAGCTCCTGCTAATTTTCCAGGAGAAGCCCCACTTACTGAACCAGAAGCAATCGCCATTGCAGAATTGACAGGAAACCGACAGTTTGACCAGACTTATGCTTTACACACACAAGGGGAGGTTTTCTTCTGGGGCTATGAAGGGTTGGAACCACCACTTTCTGCAGAGTTAGCACAGTACTATGAACGTTTAAGTGGTTATAGAAGCGTTCAATATGTGGATAGTCATGCTGGATACAAAGATTGGTTTATTTCCGTTTATAGAAGGCCAGGTTTTACGTTTGAATTGGGTAGGGGAGTGAATCCATTACCTATTTCTCAATTTGATACCATCTATCAAGATATGCTTGGAGTATTCGTGGGCTCTTTGTATAGAAGATAATTTATTAGGTGTTCTCAGGAGAGGACGCCTTTTATAGTGGTATAAAAATAAAGGAGAAGATTTTGGAAATGTGATGCATTACCTATATAAAAATAGTACTATTGAATCATATTAGTAAAAACTGTAAAGAACTTGTTACATTTTGAAACATTTCATAACACTTAATCGTCAATACACTATAAAGCCTATAAAATCTGTAAGTTAAAGGGGGGACACCATTGGCCAGAATGCTAGCAATTTTGATAACATTCTTCTTTTTATTAACAGCCTGTGAAGACTCAGAAAGTGCATTACCTGATTCAATTGAGCAGCCACCATCTTCTGATCAAAGTCAGGACTCTGGAGATACAGAAAATGAAGTAATGACAATAACTCCCTTAATGATCAGTAATGGTGAGGATGTACAATTTATTGATTGGACTTCCAATGAGGAAGTTATATATATTAGCTCTTATAATGGGGAATCATCCATTAACCTATACAATCTAGTCAGTGGTGAAAATAACCCACTTTTTATCACGCAAGGATTTATCCAGATAGTAGAGGTTAGTCCAGACAAAGAGCAATTGCTCGTTCAAGTCTCCTCTATTGATCATGAAGCAACCTTGCATATACTTGCACTCAATGGAAAGCAGCTTTCTACCATCAATATTCCTTCCTCTGAAATTTATATGGATTGGAACGAGAAAAATCCTTCGCAAATATTAGTTACAAGCTTTTCTGAAGATTGGAGTTTTCAATCATACTTATGGAATATTGAAACATCCGAATTGACCACACTACAAATTGAACAACCATTTAGTGAATGGATTGGGGAAGAATCTCTTCAATATTTGGATTGGAATGTTGAACAGCCCGAGTTACTAGCTCCGCTAAAGAGAATGGACCTCGATTCTAATGATCTATCTGTTGTTACAAAAGACATATATTATACAAAGTCTTATGGAGACTGGTTTTTCACGTTAGCACCTTCTAGTCAAAATGAAGACAAAGGAGTATATCAATTCTATAATGCAACAAGTGGCCAAATCGGAAGCTTTACAGCTTTTCACTTAAATCGTTTTTCTGAATGGGTTGTTCCATACCATGATTTTGTGGAGTCTGAAAATCGGTTTTACTTCTTTCAACCATTAGAAGGTGGGGACATAGATTTTTATGAAGAAGATTTTGTACTATCTAGTTATAGTTTAACGAACGGGGATACAAATATAGTCATGGAAGGACTAGAAAATAAGCCTTTGCAATGTTCTCCTAATGGTGGCTACTGTCTATATGGTTACCAGCTAGAACAGGTCATTTCAATCCAAAGTGGGAAGGTGACTTCGTTAATTTCAGAAGGAATAAAAAAAGCAGATGCTATGTAGGCATCTGCTTTTAGTGTGCAGTTGGATATCCACTGTGGATAAACGTCATAATAGTAAACCATCCAAATACAGCAAGTGTTCCAAAACCAAACACAATTCCTAGTAGGTTTTTGTTTTTTAAGGATGTAAAAAGTCCAATCGCAGCTAGAATAGTTACGAGTGCAAAAATAATAACTAATCCAATACCCATGTTCTTAGCTCCTTTCGAAAAAGAAAAAGTCCATTTCTATTAAGATAACCTTTTCATTCCTACATTATTTTATAAGTTTTTCTTTTATTTGTCGAGGACCATCGGTGACTTTTATCGATTATGATGGAATGTACATCAAATTGCCATATTTTTCAGTGGAAAAGAAACGTAATTTTATAAATACTAGCTATTTGGATAAAATTTTGTCATCATGTACAATAATCATAAGAAGTTGCAGGAAGGGTGTAACGAAATGAAGTGGAGAAGAATACCTGCTGGACCACTTGGTACAAACTGTTATGTCGTCTGGAATCAAGAGAATAATTGTCTTATTTTTGATCCAGGTGGAGATGAACAAATCATTAAAGCATTCATCAAAAAAAATAATTTAAATCCTAAAGCAATCCTTTTAACCCATGCTCATTTTGATCACATTGGTGCATTAGAAGAAATTAGAAGTACTTATCAGATTCCAGCTTTCGTCCATGAAAAGGAAGCGAAGTGGTTATTAGATCCTGCTCTAAATGGATCTCAGTTTTTCCAAATGGGAGTGATTCGCTGTCGTCCAGCCGATGACTTCATTACAAAGGAAGGTTCTCAAAATTTTGGTGGGATTACTTTGGAAATCCTTGAAACCCCAGGTCATTCTCCAGGAAGCGTTTCTTTTTATTTTGAAGAAGGTGGCTTTGTCATTTCTGGGGATGCTTTATTTTTGGGGAGTATCGGACGGACAGATTTACCAGGGGGAGACCATAAGCAATTGATAAAGAGTATTCATGATAAACTTCTCTCTCTTCCGGAAGATACCATTGTCTTATCTGGTCATGGAGAGGAGACAACCATTATTCAAGAAATGGATCACAATCCTTTCTTAAATGGATTTTAAAACCTGCTGTTTTAAGTAGGTTTTTTTTCTTGCAGGAAAATGACAGTATGATAGCCAAATTCTAAAGTATGAACAATTTAAAAGAAAAGATTATCCATAGAATTAAACAAGAAACCAATGAGTTTATTCCTTTTGATGTGTTTATGGAAATGGCATTATATGAACCTGAACTTGGATACTATGCAAAGGAGAAAGAAAAGGTCGGAAGAAAGGGGGACTTTATAACAACTCCTTTTCTGTCAGATGTGTTTGCGGAAGTCTTTTGTGATTATTGCTCAGATGATTTTACTGAAAATAGCTGGAACTATTTTTGTGAGATTGGGGCAGGAACTGGAAAGTTTTTGCAAGCTTGGTCTACTTATATGGAGCAAAAGTACCCTGGCATACATAACGACATCATGTATAGGGTAGTCGAAAAAAGCAAGTACCACCAACAGTTAATAAAAGCTATACCTGCTAGTGTAGAAATCGTTGATGATATTACAAGCTTGAAACCTATGAAAGGAATTGTTTTTGCAAACGAATGGCTGGATGCTTTGCCTGTAAAAGTAGTGACAAAACTTCATGGACATATGTATGAAGTTTGTGTGGGAGAAGAAAACGGTCAAATAGTGGAAAGAATGAGGTTAATTAACGAGGAACCCCTTATAAAATTCATTCAGAGGTATCAAATTACGCCTCGGGAAGGGCATCGAATTGAAGTCCCTTATCTCCTGCCTGATATATTTAGTGCCTTATCTCATAATCTAATTCTAGGAAAGCTCATATTAGTGGATTATATGTATTCACTCGAGGATTGGCAGCAGCCTGAATTAAGAGAAGGTAGCATACGCGGGTATCAAAATCACCAATTAAAGAGAAATGTGTTAACCAATCCTGGTGAAATGGATATCACCTACCATATACCGATAGAGCCCCTTATCAAGATTGCAAAAGAACAAGGATTTACGCTTATGGAATCTGAGAGGCAAGATCAGTTTTTAATGAAACATGGAATCTTAAATAAGCTCCAGGATCACACACAGCTGGACCCCTTCCATCCAACTGTAAAGAGGAATCGGGCCATTCAATCCCTTATTTCACCTTCAGGAATGAGTGCTTATTTTCGAGTTTTAGTTTTTGAAAAAGAAAAAAGAGCTTCTTTTTAGAAAAGAAGCTCTTTTTTGCTTTTTGGTTTAATGTCCTGCTCCAGGTGTCATCATAAATGTTGTATAGTAAGTAAAACCTGCAAAGAACACTGTTAAATACGCACCAAAAATATAAATGTACATTCTTTCGGAGAGTTTTAAATATCCTAAGAAAACGAAAAAGGCCGTTTGACCGAAGAAAATGAGAGAAACCTCAACCATATCTCCTAAGAAAAACATAATAGCGAAAATTCCAGTCCAGAAGCCTAGAACTCTGTACATACGATCCATATGTATCCCTCCTTCGTGCCCACTATGCTACTACAACATTATAATAAACATTATGCAAGAATGTAAATAATCCTTTGACTAAAGTTTGTGTCTGTTTCGTCACAAATATTCAAAAAGGCTTGATTTTTAAAGGATATTCACGATTTTAATGAAGATTTTTTTAAAAAAATATTTTTGAAAGAAGGATTTCACTGGGTATTCATGGAAAAAGAATAAGGCCGGAGTAAATAAAGGAAAGGAAAATGTAATGATATCCACAATAGAAGAGCAAGTTCATCGTTTGCTTAAAAAAGCTCTGGATTTACATGCAACGGATATTCATATTGTTCCGAAAGAAAAGACTACCAAAGTTTTCTTCAGACTACAGCACATGCTTAGTTTTCTTTATGACATACCCCATGATCAAAGTAGTCGACTTATATCCCACTTTAAATTTATGGCTGGTTTAGATATAGGTGAAAAAAGAAAACCACAAAGTGGTGCATACTCCACTTTTATCAATGATCTCCCTGTAAGTTTACGATTATCCACTCTTCCAACTTCATTTTCTGAAAGTCTAGTCATTCGAATTCTTCCTCAAGAATCTGCGATCCCGATTGAGCAAGTTGCTTTATTTCCATCTACAACAAAAAAACTGATTGCTTTATTAAAACATGCCCATGGGCTCTTACTATTCACAGGGCCAACGGGTAGCGGGAAATCCACGACTCTATATACGTTGTTGCAGTATTCATCCAAGTGGTTTAAACGGAATATCATTTCGCTTGAAGACCCAATTGAGAGAAACACTTCCGAATTTCTTCAAGTTCAAGTGAATGAAAAAGCAGGTGTATCGTATGCCACCGGGTTAAGAGCCATTTTACGTCATGACCCTGATGTTATTGTAGTGGGGGAAATTAGAGATGAGGAAACAGCGCAGGTCGCTGTTAGGGCAGCCTTGACGGGTCACTTAGTGGTATCTTCATTGCATACTCGAAATGCTAAAGGAGCCATAACACGCTTATTAGAATTAGGTGTGAAGGATTATGAAATAGAACAAGCGTTAATAGGAGTATCTGCCCAAAGACTAATCCAAATCAAATGTCCATACTGTGGAAAAAGATGCACTGTACACTGTCCCTTTTATAAAAGAAAGCGTGCTTGTATTTATGAAATGTTAGCAGGCCAACAGTTGAAAAAAGTAATGAGTGAGATGAATAGCCCTAATCAAGAAGCTTCATACAGGACTCTTAAGGAAGAATTAGCAAAGGGAATGGCGCTTGGCTTTGTGGATGAAGAAGAGTATAAGCGATGGGTATACTCTATTGAGTAGAAATTGGTCTGTGAAGGACCAAGCCCAATTTTATAAGCGGTTAGGGGATTTAATTCAAAATGGCTATCAT
Above is a window of Bacillus carboniphilus DNA encoding:
- a CDS encoding M14 family metallopeptidase — encoded protein: MKITVRSGDSLWYYSQLFGVSLQLILDSNRNVNPNTLTPGTDVNIPGFFASGYTIKSGDSFWKLASERNISVDAISILNPSVNPSRLQVGQVIQLPERVVSRIIDGRVNYDSSRFQEDLAAIQEIYPFIRVEQIGRSVLGKPLTEIRIGRGQRKIHYNASFHANEWITTPVLMTFINDYLLALTNYGSIRGVYALPLYDINTLSTVPLVNPDGVDLVLNGPPASVRGEVIEINNGSTNFNNWKANIRGVDLNNQYPANWEIEQARKEQAPAPANFPGEAPLTEPEAIAIAELTGNRQFDQTYALHTQGEVFFWGYEGLEPPLSAELAQYYERLSGYRSVQYVDSHAGYKDWFISVYRRPGFTFELGRGVNPLPISQFDTIYQDMLGVFVGSLYRR
- a CDS encoding DUF2759 domain-containing protein, with amino-acid sequence MGLVIIFALVTILAAIGLFTSLKNKNLLGIVFGFGTLAVFGWFTIMTFIHSGYPTAH
- a CDS encoding MBL fold metallo-hydrolase, producing the protein MKWRRIPAGPLGTNCYVVWNQENNCLIFDPGGDEQIIKAFIKKNNLNPKAILLTHAHFDHIGALEEIRSTYQIPAFVHEKEAKWLLDPALNGSQFFQMGVIRCRPADDFITKEGSQNFGGITLEILETPGHSPGSVSFYFEEGGFVISGDALFLGSIGRTDLPGGDHKQLIKSIHDKLLSLPEDTIVLSGHGEETTIIQEMDHNPFLNGF
- a CDS encoding SAM-dependent methyltransferase; its protein translation is MNNLKEKIIHRIKQETNEFIPFDVFMEMALYEPELGYYAKEKEKVGRKGDFITTPFLSDVFAEVFCDYCSDDFTENSWNYFCEIGAGTGKFLQAWSTYMEQKYPGIHNDIMYRVVEKSKYHQQLIKAIPASVEIVDDITSLKPMKGIVFANEWLDALPVKVVTKLHGHMYEVCVGEENGQIVERMRLINEEPLIKFIQRYQITPREGHRIEVPYLLPDIFSALSHNLILGKLILVDYMYSLEDWQQPELREGSIRGYQNHQLKRNVLTNPGEMDITYHIPIEPLIKIAKEQGFTLMESERQDQFLMKHGILNKLQDHTQLDPFHPTVKRNRAIQSLISPSGMSAYFRVLVFEKEKRASF
- a CDS encoding DUF2626 domain-containing protein, with product MDRMYRVLGFWTGIFAIMFFLGDMVEVSLIFFGQTAFFVFLGYLKLSERMYIYIFGAYLTVFFAGFTYYTTFMMTPGAGH
- the comGA gene encoding competence type IV pilus ATPase ComGA; this encodes MISTIEEQVHRLLKKALDLHATDIHIVPKEKTTKVFFRLQHMLSFLYDIPHDQSSRLISHFKFMAGLDIGEKRKPQSGAYSTFINDLPVSLRLSTLPTSFSESLVIRILPQESAIPIEQVALFPSTTKKLIALLKHAHGLLLFTGPTGSGKSTTLYTLLQYSSKWFKRNIISLEDPIERNTSEFLQVQVNEKAGVSYATGLRAILRHDPDVIVVGEIRDEETAQVAVRAALTGHLVVSSLHTRNAKGAITRLLELGVKDYEIEQALIGVSAQRLIQIKCPYCGKRCTVHCPFYKRKRACIYEMLAGQQLKKVMSEMNSPNQEASYRTLKEELAKGMALGFVDEEEYKRWVYSIE